The Anopheles coluzzii chromosome 2, AcolN3, whole genome shotgun sequence genome window below encodes:
- the LOC120961437 gene encoding PR domain zinc finger protein 13, giving the protein MVLLTINFKNILLSVVCFQFNSASVCSTSANMFPSTTFATTPTADGSPPFVRKFRPEIDLHLSNVSPEPMSNDGYEGYADLSSQSSTSAPIPRRAPSPSTSVCALGFLPIDSVSKGYTPEEVCLRVAHHTVHGGASSTARTTLIRKSSSTGLLTTNESTGGMKSSNWIRTIRLASDVRSFNALLELTATQLLRIRLTADVGNGEELKLWFSEDVIAHMQIPFLTPVNIQRQNCYVCHLCQKSYEYPNPLKIHLATSCNREPLATLWHRLHQALAARYGAPFAPLYDFQPWRNSAFRPVLSAHVVKLDHHLSPPPAAHRRLHHAPAPAVERAAVAADEPTAGATHLVTAAHLETIVSNMGSSKQGHVCIYCGKLYSRKYGLKIHIRTHTGFKPLKCQYCLRPFGDPSNLNKHIRLHRQHDGSLYECSLCGKKLARRRDLQRHLQARHNSTQIIDQSTTSEEEEEEEDEEVEVRQRRGASVGGGRREPNS; this is encoded by the exons ATGGTGTTACTTACAATAAACTTTAAGAACATATTGCTGTCTGTCGTGTGCTTTCAATTCAATAGTGCAAGTGTCTGTTCAACTAGTGCCAACATGTTCCCCTCAACGACGTTCGCCACAACGCCGACTGCCGACGGATCGCCTCCGTTCGTGCGCAAGTTCCGGCCGGAGATCGATCTGCACCTTAGCAACGTTAGCCCCGAACCAATGTCCAACGATGGGTACGAGGGCTATGCCGATCTGTCCTCCCAGTCATCCACCTCGGCCCCGATCCCTCGACGTGCTCCATCTCCTTCCACGTCCGTCTGTGCGCTCGGATTCCTGCCGATCGATTCCGTATCGAAGGGCTACACCCCGGAGGAAGTGTGCCTGAGGGTGGCCCATCACACCGTCCACGGTGGCGCCTCGTCGACCGCCCGCACCACGCTGATACGCAAATCGTCCTCCACCGGGCTGCTCACGACGAACGAGTCGACCGGTGGCATGAAAAGCTCGAACTGGATACGCACGATCAGGTTGGCGAGTGATGTGCGCAGCTTTAACGCACTGCTGGAGCTGACCGCGACGCAGCTGCTGCGCATAAGACTGACCGCCGACGTCGGCAACGGGGAGGAGTTGAAGCTGTGGTTCTCCGAGGATGTGATAGCGCACATGCAAATCCCCTTCCTGACGCCGGTCAACATTCAAC GTCAAAACTGCTACGTGTGCCACCTCTGCCAGAAGTCGTACGAGTATCCGAACCCGCTGAAAATCCATCTCGCCACCAGCTGCAACCGCGAGCCGCTGGCGACCCTGTGGCACCGGCTGCACCAAGCCCTTGCGGCACGCTACGGTGCCCCCTTCGCGCCCCTGTACGACTTCCAGCCGTGGCGCAATTCCGCCTTCCGGCCCGTACTGAGCGCGCACGTCGTCAAGCTGGACCATCACCTGTCGCCACCCCCGGCAGCCCATCGGCGGCTGCATCATGCGCCCGCCCCGGCAGTGGAGCGGGCAGCGGTGGCCGCGGACGAACCGACGGCGGGCGCTACCCATCTCGTCACCGCGGCGCACCTCGAAACGATCGTCAGCAACATGGGCTCCTCGAAGCAGGGCCACGTGTGCATCTACTGCGGCAAGCTGTACTCGCGCAAGTACGGGCTAAAGATACACATCCGCACGCACACCGGCTTTAAGCCGCTCAAGTGCCAGTACTGTTTGCGCCCGTTCGGCGATCCGAGCAATCTGAACAAACACATCCGGCTGCACCGGCAGCACGATGGGTCGCTGTACGAGTGCAGCCTGTGCGGGAAGAAGCTGGCCCGGCGGAGGGATTTGCAGCGCCATCTGCAGGCAAGGCACAATAGCACGCAAATCATCGACCAGTCGACGACCtccgaggaggaggaggaggaggaggacgaggaggtgGAGGTGCGGCAGAGGAGAGGTGCTTCGGTCGGTGGTGGACGCCGGGAGCCAAACAGTTGA